The following DNA comes from Megalobrama amblycephala isolate DHTTF-2021 linkage group LG20, ASM1881202v1, whole genome shotgun sequence.
AATGTACAGAATGCATCTTGTGTGAAAAGCCCTTAACTCATTGGAAAATCCCAGTTGAGTAGAAATGTACAGTTCTTACCACACAAAGAACATCCAGTGTAACATTACTTTTCAGTTTCTGAGcctaaaaagaaagagagaaagaggccAGCTGAAATATGGGCTGAAAGTCAATTACTTGCAAGAAGCTCTTCAAGGTTCTGTGTTATAAACCATTTCTCACACTGAAGTATTTCCATCCAGCAACCCTTTAAACTAAGTCCAGTGCGATCTAAGTCAAGCACAGCTTCAATAAAGCACTGTAATTCACCTCTGCAAACAGAGGTCATACGGTATTGGCCTCAAAGAGAGGTCTTTCTGCGTGAGATGTAATGTTATGATAATGAGCCTTACAgcccacacacatacaccaccCGTATACAGCGCTGTAGCCAAAGAGCACTCTCTAAGTTGCTGCTCCTTTTAAATCaatgtgctgtgtgtgtgtttcattgTGTGCAGGAGGGCAGTGTGTTTGCATTAATATGTGACACACCAATACATTTTAATACCCAGTTACATGAGACTCAGCTCTGCTATCCAGTATcccacatgcacacacacaagttGGTTCGTTGGAACGATAAAATGATTCTCCAGAGAATCTGGAATATAATAAAGGTGCCGCACAATGGAGAGAGAATGGAGCTAATTCTTTCGAAAAGCATTGTGGGATAGAATGATTAATAGCCTTCCTGGAAGTCTATCTGACAAAAGAAATTCTGTCTACTAATAAATCATGATATTGTTATTACTCCAATATGATGAATTGTTGTGCGCTATCTGTGGGAGTGTATCTGGTATTCTTTATTTGGAGCTGCAgatttagaaaaaataaaaaataattttccaaGTTAAATGTAAGTTAAGCTTTATCAACAGCATCTGTAGCATGCTGTCAATTTTCAAAGAAATGAACTGAAAAAAGTGCTTCCTTTTTTGACAAAGCATTTACATGAACACTTCTGTTTGataagatgaaaaaaaatgtactttttaggCAGAACAATATTTTAGGTagatctattattattattattatcattttggTGTTGATTTggtgttctctctctctctctctctctctttttttattttttttcattattatttatttatttgaattttttaaacCAAGTACAGTAGTGtcgtcaaaagtactgactttgATACCAAGTcgatactgaaattttaaaaatgtgatgctttgagcactgttgagcggatttgtaaacatctctgattggccattgtgttcacacactcaaTATATATGTCTGtaattggctacaatgatcaacacacgggagcgtttgaaagcaggcgtctatcagcggaccGTTCGCATAACCTGATTTTGCTGGGTTCAACATGTTCcggggtcaacatttttgttgatcctggaacaacattcaaattaacagatttcagttacaagtttacagattatgtcaagtttaggcttaaaatcatgaattgatgcttctacatcagtgttattcatctatcttttccctctgatttttgggataacttttgggtagggttaggtttaggggtaggaatagggttaagataaaattttcagactggaatgttgttccaggatcaacaaaatatgttgacccaggaacacatctaactcagcaatatcaggacgtgcagACCGTTccactgatagacgcctgcattcaaacgctttcaaattcaaacgctCCCATGCGTTGATTATTGTAGCCAATTacagacatatatgttgagtgcgtgaacacaatggccaatcagaggtgtttgcAAATCCCCTCAACAGCGCTCAATGCAAATTGTAAGTAATcgctttcctttttttttaacaagagTTGAGTCACAATTGTTTCCTTAGACAGCTTAAGATCTaccataaagtatatttaacctGAAATATTCCTCTGAAGATCTGTATCTGTTTTTATGCCAGTCATTTTAGAGACTGCGTATGTGCCAAACTTAAAGTTAGATACGTAGATGATTGGTGAAGATATGTTTCCCTCAGAGAGATTGTAATGGGTGGGTATATCCTGCTTAAGGGTATTCCTCATGTTAATGTGCCAGCCAATTAGCTCTGACATGACAGCTCTGGCAGTTTGATGTATCTCATTTCTAGCCAGAGGCCCTGTGTATGTGTTATCACTGCAACAGCCCACACACATCAATCAAAAGTAAACCTTCATCTCACTTTGAGGCTCGAAAAAAATGAAAGTCATCGTATGCCAAGCAAAGCCTGAAAGCATCCAAACAAGCTGCCAGCTGTTTATAAAGTTGATGTAGGCTGTGCATCTTTAACCATCTGAGTGGGCCAGAGGCAACATGTGTGTCTGACTGACAGCTGTCATTCACCATCAGAGATGTTTTAAAAGGTGACTAGAATAAAACAAAGAGAGATTGGGTGTCCAGGAGACATTTTACACTGCCTTTTCACTGCACTTTTCTAATCAGCTTTATTTCTGATGACCTTCAGAAACTAGGATGTACATTTCACTGAATTTCCTTCAGTTTGTCTTTTACTGTTAATATACTGTAACATGCTGATTGCTTTCAGTACCTGCAAACTTCCACAGAAGCTGTATAGATGGTCTGCATTACTGTCCAGGTCATTGGTGAGTGCTGGGTCTTCCAGTGTGTTGGATGTCCTGTCCCGTCCTCTCTGTGGAGTGTAAGGGTCAGGTGGAGTGGACATGATGGGTGGCTGGGGTTGCCACACACCAACATCTGTGCCATTACCAAACGCCTGGATGGCATTGCCTGTGTAATGCAGAAATTAAggaaaaactgttttaaatcaTGGTAGGACAAAATTCAGTATATATGTATTGGCTTCTTTTCAAATAATGAGttggaatttgaattgaattggccACACCACTACAGGAATATTAGGAAGAGGAAATTTAACAGTTGCGtaattgttaaaggtgccctagattcaaaaatgtaatttatctaggcgtagttaaataacaagagttcagtacatggaaatgacatacagtgagtctcaaactccattgtttcctccttatataaatctcatttgtttaaaagacctccgaagaacaggcgaatctcaacataacaccgactgttacgtaacagtcggggtgtacgcccccaatatttgcatatgccagcccatgttcccaacattatgaaaggcattagacaagggcagaatgtctggatctgtgcagagctgaatcaacagactaggtaagcaagcaaggacaatagcgaaaaatggcagatggagcaataataactgacatgattcatgatttcatgatatttttagtgatatttgtaaattgtctttctaaatgtttcgttagcatgttgctaatgttctgttaaatgtggttaaagttaccatagtttcttactgtattcacggagacaagagccgtcgctattttcatttttaaacacttgcagtctgtataatgcataaacacaacttcattctttataaatctctccaatagtgtagcattagccgttagccacggagcatagcctcaaactcattcagaatcaatgtaaacatcaaattaaacactgtacttacgcgattagacatgctgcattacgaacactttgtaaagatccattttgagggttatattagctgtttgaactttttttatgttgtttaaggcaagcgcaagctccgtgggcgtggagcaccagatttaaagggccacacaccctgaatcggctcatttctaattatgccgtttctaataggcagttaaaaacattaattaaaaaaaatctatggggtattttgagctgacacttcacagacacattcaggggacaccttagacttatattacatatttaaaaaaaaaaaaagttctagggcacctttaatgcaatgTTATGCAACAACCATAAATAATTGTATCATCAATTTTGACTAATTGTGCCTATTTATTCCctgatatataaaaatattttttttttcctcaaaactaaattcataattttattataaaacaacaCAGATCGGATTAGTTTTTAAATTTTGCCACATTCTTTTGAGGTCAAAACTAGTTTGAAACTAGTTGAAAAACTAGTTGAAGATTTGATATTTCATTACATTCTgcttttttaaattgaaatttatatatatatatatatatatatatatatatataaacattttttttttaaatttaatttgtaatttCTTTTCCTAGGtaacataaatttatttttgacagttttagtaattttaatacttcaacttaagcttattttatttcacgtttttcatataatattattatttatcatatCTCAgctttaatagttttaattacaacccgaattccgaaaaaattgggacgtttttttaaatttgaataaaatgaaaactaaaagactttcaaatcagaTGAGCcagtattttattcacaatagaacatagataacataacaaatgtttaaacggagaaattttacacttatatccactaaatgagctcatttcaaatttgatacCTGCTACagatctcaaaaaagttggcacggggcaacaaatggctgaaaaagcaagacattttgaaaaggttcagctgggagaacatctagcaactaattaagttaattgatatccgGTCTGTAAcgtgattagctataaaagggatgtcttagagaggcagagtctctcagaagtaaagatgagCATAGGCTCTTCAATCTGTGAAAGGGTGCGTAAAACGATTGtggaaaacaatgttcctcaacgtcaaattgcaaaggctttgcaaatctcatcatctacagtgcataacattatcaaaagattcagagaaactggagaaatctctgtgcgtaagggacaaggccgaagaactttattggatgcccgtggtcttcgggccctcagacgacactgcatcactcatcggcatgactgtgtcaatgacattactaaattggcccaggaatacttacagaaaccactgttggtaaacacaatccgccgttccatctgcagatgccaactaatgtgaacatggtccagaagcaccGTTGTGTCCtttgggccaaggctcattgaaaatggactgtttcaaagtggaaaagtgttctatggtcagacaagtccaaatttgacattctttttTCAGAATTCACGGACGCTGTGTCCtctgggctaaagaggagggagaccttccagcgtgttaacaacattcagttcaaaagccagcatctctgatggtatgggggtgcaaaagtgcatacggtatgggcagcttgcatgttttggaaggcactatgaatgctaaaaaggtatataaaggtttccagacaacgtctatttcagggaaggccttgtgtatttcagcaagACAATGCAAAACCGCATACTGCAGCTGTTACAAAAGTATGACTTCTGAATTgacctgcctgcagtccagatctttcacctatagagaacatttggcgcatcattaaacgaaaaatacatcaaatacgACCatgaactcttcagcagctgaaaACCTATATCAGGTAAGAAtaggaccaaattccaacaccaaaactcataacctcgatgcccagacatcttcaaactcttttgaaaagaagaggagatgttACACCATAGTAAACATGCCCccatcccaactattttgagacctgtagcaggcatcaaatttgaaatgagctaatTTTGCGcctaaaattgtaaaaaaaattcagtttaaACAATTGTTATCTTATCTAtcttctattgtgaataaaacattggctcatgtgatttgaaagtcatttagttttcattttattcaaatttaaataacgTCCCAACTTTTCCGGAATTCAGGTTGTAATACCAACAGTTCTGTAACTGAATTTTCAATAGTCATTCTAAAATTAACTCTGCTTAAATTTCACTTGACATGCTGCCATCAACTATTTTGATAAAAaagcttcttctttttttttcatttcttaacACTATAGCAGATGAATTCTGATAAAGAGGCACTTAGCCTTTGTGTTTAAGTGCAGTAAGACCTCCACTTACTCAGAAGTTTCTGGGACCTTTCTGGTGATAAAATGAGGGAAGCCATTATGACTCAACTgtcttttaaaaatgactgtattctCAAGAGCACTTTTGACTTCAGAGTATGTTATTTACCTCACGCCACAGCAGGCTAAAGGGCAAGTGGGAGATTATTGATGAGTACTCAGGTAAAGAATAAGCTGCATGTGTATTAAGTACCATCTATTACCAGAGAAGAGGGCAGGCTGGCCTTATTATTGAGTGAGTGTTGAGATTCTCTTAAGGCCAGGCTTGCAAGCTGATTCTGTTTCTTAAGGGTTAAAGACTCATAAAGCCTGATTCTCCATTACTGTTATTgctccttaaagggatagttcaccccaaaaattagaattctgttatcatttactcatcctaaagtagttccaaacctgtatgaatttcattcttctgctgaacacaaaagaatatattttgaagaatatgggaaaccaaacagttgattgACCTCActtacttccatagtatggagaaaaaaatactatggaaataattcattaaaagtaaaatgGGTCCCATCCAATGTTTGCttcccaacattcttcaaaatatcttcttttgtgtagaagagagaaattcatacaggtttggaacaacttgaattttaattttggagtgaactgtccctttaagattgCATTGCTCTCATAAGAATGGATGTGTATTCCAAGCATAATTGTAGATAGATTATATAGAATTAAAAGCTTAAAGGACAGATTTTTGAGGGGTTGTCAGATTGTACAATAGGACCCTGGGGAGATCTTGGGTAAGAGCCAAGGCAGATGTGTGACATCAACTGTACATTATACATTTTAGCACACTTTCATCTGTCTGAGCAAAGGAGGGAGTATATAGAACATTCATTCCTCAGGAGCGAATCTGAGGTAATTTTGATTGTGCGATCGTAACATGATAGGAGGATCTTTATATTGCATCATATTGCATCATACAAGCGTATTCAACAATGATATTGATCTGACTGTAATGACCCTGTTGTATGAGAAaggaactgagctggacgatgataAAATTTTAGCAGAACTGCTTTATTGatgaaaataactaatttaataattgatgatctttacaacagaactgaatcaacGCTGAACTGATTTCAGCTGAACAAAAGCCGAAATGCATCATTTTCCTAtaatcactgtaaagctgctttgaaacaatctgtattgtataaagtgctatataaataaagttgacttgacttgactgttCTTTCTCTCACTCTTACTGGTTCATTATTAGATGGCTGTCATATGTGTGGCCAGATTCAGAGCCTAAAGTGGCAAGTAAATGACTATTGGTTTAATTAAGTCTGATTTATTAGAAAAGGTTTTCATCTTGTAATCTAATATGAAGATAGATGCTTTTttgcattgatttatttttaaagggatacttcacccaaaaaggaaaattctgtcataatttactctcaTGTTGATCCaacttttttcttctgtggaacacacacacacaaagtttggaccccattgactttcattgtatggggGAAAAATACTTTTTCCACAGAACAAAAATGCAgattttgaatgacatgagtatgaataaatgacaacagaattttcatttttgggtgaactatccctttaagaaaagtaGGTCTGGAATTGTAAATGCATTCTAATAAACCTGACGCTATCTATAATGTCTAGAAATGGGCCTTCTCTCATATACAAATAATGGCATATATTCATTACAAACTAGAAAGAACTAAGAAAACATTTTGCTAATATATACTGTCTCTGATGTTTGATCTCACTGACGTCTTGTTAGACAGACAGTCTTTTCTCTTTCCCTCCATCTCTCTCAttatacataaacacaaaagCACACATTGATGAGGACGTGTCAGATATGACGTGTGGATGTGGCGTTACCTGTGTCGGTACTGCTATATCATCCGGGCTGTCATCCTAAAGGCCATTGTCTCATGTAGACAAATCCTCCTTCTCATCCGCTTTCTGTCTATCTCCCTGCATCCAGTTCATCTAAATGGATGTTTTTGAATAAGTCCCTGACAAAATAATGCATGCTTTTGGTAGTCTTCCAGGCCCATGGACACCTGAGTAATGCTTTATTGCCTTTTTATGTCAATCCCCCATCTCAGCCACCCCATTTAAGAGGGATTTCTCTGTCTCTCGGCCGTCAGACTGCCCTGAACCGCACGGCAACACAAATCGCAGAGATCAGATTTACTGGTGCAGACTGTGAATGATCATGAAGATGCAACGGAGCAGAATTCAACTTTAGAGTCGGTCTTGATGGGCAAATTCTGTCAGTCAGCGCATAATGGCATGTAACCAATGATATAgagtagcagcagcagctgtGAATGAAGTCTACTCACGGAGACAACGGTTGTTGGTGAAAAGCTCGGTAAACTTGTCACACTCTGCTTTTCCGTTTCCGCTGTTGCTACAGTCACACCAAGGTGACACGCTGATGCCAGGGGCACGGAGGTAGTTAGGGGTCATCACCGTACCTGTCACATATACCAAGGATCAAAATGCAAAGGTCATTTATGTTGAAAACAAAGATGTTTAATAGGTCACAGATTCATGTACTTTCAAAAGTGAAATATACAGTGGCCTCAAACATTTGGACACTTACTGGTATATGAAAGTCATTTCATTAGATACAAAATACACTACCCGGCCaaaaaagtcactgtttggattttaatgtGCAAATTcttaagaatctatgaatggatcattattacagtgattattgtTTCTAGcattttatatgtttggcaacagttcttctaacccttaaagatggagtgtgtagcttttcatttcttaaacaaccatgtaggaagacacatcatggccatattccaggacgacaatgtcaagattcagtagagttaaaattgtgaaagaattgtcaggagggagcatgaagaatcattttcacacgtGAATtgacctctgagtccagaccttaaatccattgaaagtctttgggatgtgctggaggagactttacagagtgctcatctcttgcattgtcaatacaagatcttgaccaaaagttGATggacctcttgatggaaataacatcacaacatttatttccatcgagAGGTGCATCAGTTtatggtcaagatcttgtattgacaatgcaagaggtgagcactctgtaaagtctcctccagcacatcccaaaaacttagactgaggttaaggtcagtgccaattcatgtgtgaaaatgattcttcatgctccctcccaaccattctttcacaattttaaccctggtgaatcttgacaatgtcatcctggaatatggccatgatgtgtcttcctacatggttgtttaagaaatgaaaagctacacacgccatctttaagggttagaagaactgttgccaaacatataacatgctagaaacatgcctacagatccagttctggctgcatctataattcagatttttaatccccgtatccgcttacatatatttatatataatctatttttaatctctataattaaaatgtataattcagattttgatctccatatccatttaaatatattatatatatcttccaaggggttttttccctcctaggacttttttcccagtgttagcacgctgggtttttctcctagggggttttttccacccctgggagtcagccgacattggcttaatgtagcaccatcttgtatatgttacatattaccacgcttgtttgtacagctcatttttaaccacttcccttttttctgtgcttctaatatgtaaagctgctttgaaacaattaccaattgtaaaagcgctatataaataaatttgacttgacttgacttgacttgactagaaacaataatcactgtaataatgatccattcatagattcttaagtatttgcgcattaaaatccaaacagtgactttttttttggccgggcagtgtattAAACCAATTGGTATCTTCAACAATTAGcatctattcatcaaagaatcctgaaagaattttttttttatcatagtcagtttcaacaaaaaatattaagcagtacaactattgtcaacattgattataataagaaatgtttctttagcaccaaatcagcatattaaaaggatttctgaaggatcatgtgacatcatGTGAATgatgaaattcagctttgtgaCTTACCTGGTGGAATTTAAAGCTGCATTATGGaaggtttttggttaaaaatgaacaaaaatcacTTTAAAACGTATTCAATTACTATTCAAAAacttaatattttacaatattactgtttttactttatttttgatcaaataaatgcagcgttGGTGAGCATCatcgatttctttcaaaaaacttaccaacttttgaaaagtagtgtatagcttttatcataaaaaaaaaaaaaaaaaaaaatgaacaaactttggtaacactttagtatggggaacaattctcacttaTAACTAGTTGCAagttattagcttgcatattggctgtttattagtacttataaagcacatattaatgcattattctgcatgaccatattctacatcccttaatcctacccaatacctaaacttaaatgctacaacaactaccttactaactattaataagcagtaaattaagagtttattgaggcaaaagtcgtagttaatataAGGTATGCattgacattattacattatttgctaactgcattctttaaattgtatcgttgacatgcattttctgtaaagctgctttgaaattatatgtatcgtgaaaagcgctatacaaataaatttgaattgaattcaCATCACTTTCCTGCCGGAAACACACCTCCTCAGCCAGACTGAATGGCAAAAGATCCTGCTGCGTGattggatttaataggggaaactgcaaaaatgcgagtaaaacactaataaaaaataaaaaaacacaattaatctaaaggttggactcgataATGTTCCTTACAACTTACCAAAGATCCAGAAATCTATGggtattgacatgcagccaggaatcatgCTTCCTGACATTTATCATCATGATTATGACATTTCGACGccagggaaatacataaagcaaatttaCCTGTGAATGCtttataaaaactatataggTAGGACTAAATCTGGGTAGTCACTTATATcagtgttatatatatcgtccagccctaaaacttgtatcatttttgtcagtgtttatttaaaaaaacacccaattatgcagaatataagatggtaaatatttaattgatgagttgtcaatagaatatataacaatacaatataaagggtatgattttaccccaaaattcaacatattgacacaaaatgataactgcgaaTCCGCATTTCGATGCCTGGAGTCCTGTCATTTTTGTGAATTGCAGCAATCCATTgcttctgtagctttcagcagtctgtaaaaaCATACCTCAGATTTCTTGTCAAATCCATTTATACAGTCAATcgcgttttggatgtgttttgtgtgtttttcacagcattcacactgaaaatcaattctgccactcagtctttttgCCACTCAGCGAGCGTAACGGCATTCACTCCAGcagacggtgacgtcacgtgcataccctctataaagtatatgtgttccccatactatTGCACTCTAAGGtactgtaattttaaaaaatactatggtaatCCAAAAAATGGTATAAAGTACTCTAGTATTACCATAGGATACCATTACTGCACCATAATACTGTAATaccacaatatttttttgtaagggATATGACACAGTAAATTTTCTTAACTCACCAATGAGACCTGAATATGCCAGCAGACAGTCTGCATAGTTTTCCTTCAGACACCCTGAAATCGAGCGCGCCTCGGGTTGACAGTTTGTGAGGAAGTCAGCTAAACGAGAtctgaaaaaaattatgcaggaATGAACAAGAATCCACAGAGTTGGTCTCCTCATTAAACAAACTCAGCACACAAGTGACAGTCTGGCAGTCTTATTACTATTGTCATCTCTTCTCAGACACCATCTACCCCACAGAAACTTCTTCTATGGATAAATAATTAACTCGCTGAAAAGTACAGTGAACATTCGAGCACTTTCCTCCCTACTCTGACATGTAAAACAAGCTGTCTTTCATCCTACCTGCAGATGTAGTTGGTCTTGCAGGAGGCTTGCAAGGAGAGACAGTTGGGTTTTTCCTTGTCCTCGTAGGAGCAGGCTGGCACGATGGTCTGACGTCTGCGCTCGGAGCAAGCCGAGTGATCCCCGGAGGGGCAGGAGCAGAAAAGCATGCCGTAACTGTGCTTCGGTGGCACCTTGTCGAAGAACTGCCGCAGGGCCTTGTGACACTTGCGCTTGTTACACACCTCAGTGGTTGAGACTCGACTGGTGCAGGGGCTGATGTAGAAGGAGCGGTATTTCTTACATGTGTCATTCAGGTTGCAGGCCTTGGCGGCATTCAGGCAGTTGTTGTCCTTCGTAAAGGCCGCCTCACCTATGCAGGCAGAGATTTAGAGGGAGAGTTATGAACACTACTGGCTGATTTTACTGATGCAAGCACTGTAAATGTCAAAGAACACTTGATGAGAGTGGGGCAACTGTTGACCTTTTAGGACTCTCTGTGAACGTCCTCTGGCTGAGGCAGTGCCGTACGGCATTCACAGAACTAGAGGCCATGTGTCAGCCAGTATGTGGTCTGTGTGAGAGTAACTATACTGCTAATTAACATTCAAGAAAACGACAGAGTTTATTCAAAGTATATTTAAAGATGAAGTGCGTAAAATAAGTTCTTCTGTCCCAGCTTGAAATGtagtagtctcagcctcagacgtcacggCCACAGACCGCTAGCTGAACTTCGATGCATTTGGCACACATAATTCAAATTTTCGAAGTCTTCATCTGATTTCCGAGAGATGTGTGTGTCGCAttctttaacccttaaatgcatgactgtttacatattcaggtctttatcgacccggatctatatctaacacggaaggatctctacctgtcgtgataatataaaactcctctgatattagattA
Coding sequences within:
- the gfra1b gene encoding GDNF family receptor alpha-1b isoform X1, whose product is MDLNKATMIFVTFWIILPLLDIVHFSKADAIAQSRSVRLDCVRAHEQCLGKYGCSTKYRTMRQCVAGRAGNFSMLAEPEAQDECRNAIESMKQSPLYDCKCRRGMKKEKNCLRIFWSIYQSLQANDLLEDSPYEAVNSRLSDIFRLAPIISGEAAFTKDNNCLNAAKACNLNDTCKKYRSFYISPCTSRVSTTEVCNKRKCHKALRQFFDKVPPKHSYGMLFCSCPSGDHSACSERRRQTIVPACSYEDKEKPNCLSLQASCKTNYICRSRLADFLTNCQPEARSISGCLKENYADCLLAYSGLIGTVMTPNYLRAPGISVSPWCDCSNSGNGKAECDKFTELFTNNRCLRNAIQAFGNGTDVGVWQPQPPIMSTPPDPYTPQRGRDRTSNTLEDPALTNDLDSNADHLYSFCGSLQAQKLKSNVTLDVLCVDPQLNDPSSFNAISRSSTSAVCLMDWTVLLLSLVSILGHLTALQTL
- the gfra1b gene encoding GDNF family receptor alpha-1b isoform X2; translated protein: MDLNKATMIFVTFWIILPLLDIVHFSKADAIAQSRSVRLDCVRAHEQCLGKYGCSTKYRTMRQCVAGRAGNFSMLAEPEAQDECRNAIESMKQSPLYDCKCRRGMKKEKNCLRIFWSIYQSLQANDLLEDSPYEAVNSRLSDIFRLAPIISGEAAFTKDNNCLNAAKACNLNDTCKKYRSFYISPCTSRVSTTEVCNKRKCHKALRQFFDKVPPKHSYGMLFCSCPSGDHSACSERRRQTIVPACSYEDKEKPNCLSLQASCKTNYICRSRLADFLTNCQPEARSISGCLKENYADCLLAYSGLIGTVMTPNYLRAPGISVSPWCDCSNSGNGKAECDKFTELFTNNRCLRNAIQAFGNGTDVGVWQPQPPIMSTPPDPYTPQRGRDRTSNTLEDPALTNDLDSNADHLYSFCGSLQDPQLNDPSSFNAISRSSTSAVCLMDWTVLLLSLVSILGHLTALQTL